In a single window of the Campylobacter iguaniorum genome:
- the glmS gene encoding glutamine--fructose-6-phosphate transaminase (isomerizing): MCGIVGYIGSKEKKSVIIGGLKELEYRGYDSAGMAIMSGECCSDIHYFKAVGKLENLSNKMSDFSSEGFGVAIGHTRWATHGKPTEINAHPHLGEYSFVIHNGIIENYKELKDELESQGVKFISQTDTEVIVHLFERYNKTAKSPFEAYKQTIARLRGAYATLLITKAAYGEVFFAKNAAPLIVAKNGDEIYFSSSDASLIGLGKEAMYLEDGVIGHAKLGAIEIFDKNLKALQLSFTELPKDKGYAQKDGYRFFMEKEIYEQSQVISECLMGRVKDDNVNLEVSDDVFDGIDEVVLCACGTSYHAAITASYLFERIAKIRAKVEIASEFRYKEPLLKPNSLFIVISQSGETADTLEALKIAKEHGLKTMAICNVDNSSIVRLAGEVMLTRAGIEKGVASTKAFATQVICLWLLSLKLAKLRNVIDEKTMLNELKALRNIPSVVHFDPKLQERIYRLAKHYLHGHGFFFIGRDIFYPLALEGALKLKEISYLHAEGYPAGEMKHGPIALADDGLYTIALLPSTLLYEKTKSNVEELAARDANITAISPVAFELSDDFIQTNTYEHPMSEFFEMMIVLQLFALEISIRLGNDVDMPRNLAKSVTVE, encoded by the coding sequence ATGTGTGGAATAGTTGGTTACATAGGATCTAAAGAGAAAAAATCAGTCATAATAGGCGGCTTAAAAGAGCTTGAATACCGTGGGTATGATAGTGCTGGAATGGCCATCATGAGTGGCGAGTGCTGCAGTGATATACATTATTTTAAAGCAGTTGGAAAGCTTGAAAATTTATCAAATAAAATGAGCGATTTTAGCAGTGAGGGTTTTGGTGTGGCTATAGGTCATACACGCTGGGCGACGCACGGCAAACCAACAGAGATAAACGCCCACCCACATCTTGGCGAATATAGCTTCGTGATACACAATGGCATAATAGAAAATTATAAAGAGTTAAAAGATGAGCTTGAAAGCCAGGGGGTTAAATTCATCTCTCAAACAGATACTGAAGTCATCGTTCATCTTTTTGAGAGATACAACAAAACAGCTAAAAGCCCATTTGAAGCCTATAAACAAACAATAGCAAGACTAAGGGGAGCTTACGCTACTTTGCTTATCACAAAAGCAGCTTATGGTGAAGTGTTTTTTGCCAAAAATGCAGCTCCGCTTATCGTAGCTAAAAATGGCGATGAGATATATTTTTCTAGCTCAGATGCGTCACTTATCGGTCTTGGAAAAGAGGCAATGTACCTTGAAGACGGCGTCATCGGACACGCTAAACTAGGAGCTATTGAGATTTTTGATAAAAACCTAAAAGCCTTGCAACTATCATTTACAGAGCTACCAAAGGACAAAGGATACGCTCAAAAAGATGGTTATAGATTTTTCATGGAAAAAGAAATTTACGAGCAAAGTCAAGTCATCAGCGAATGTTTGATGGGTAGAGTTAAAGATGATAATGTAAATTTAGAAGTGAGCGATGATGTTTTTGATGGTATAGATGAGGTTGTGCTTTGTGCTTGTGGTACGAGCTATCATGCCGCAATCACTGCTAGTTATTTGTTTGAGAGAATTGCCAAAATCAGAGCCAAAGTCGAAATCGCAAGTGAGTTTAGATACAAAGAGCCGCTTTTAAAACCAAACTCACTCTTCATCGTCATATCGCAAAGTGGCGAGACAGCCGATACCCTTGAGGCCTTAAAAATCGCAAAGGAGCATGGCTTAAAAACAATGGCGATTTGCAATGTTGATAACTCAAGTATAGTTAGGCTCGCTGGTGAGGTTATGCTGACCCGTGCTGGAATAGAAAAGGGCGTAGCAAGTACAAAAGCGTTTGCTACTCAAGTCATTTGCCTATGGCTTTTGAGCTTAAAATTAGCCAAACTTAGAAACGTGATAGATGAAAAAACAATGCTTAATGAGCTAAAAGCACTTAGAAATATTCCAAGCGTGGTACACTTTGATCCAAAACTTCAAGAGAGGATTTACAGACTTGCTAAGCATTATTTGCATGGTCATGGATTTTTCTTTATTGGGCGTGATATATTTTATCCGCTTGCCTTAGAGGGCGCTTTAAAGCTAAAAGAGATAAGTTATTTGCACGCTGAGGGCTATCCTGCTGGAGAGATGAAGCATGGGCCAATTGCCTTAGCTGATGATGGCCTTTATACTATAGCACTTTTGCCTTCAACTCTTTTGTATGAAAAAACCAAATCAAACGTCGAAGAGCTAGCTGCAAGGGACGCGAATATCACAGCTATTAGCCCAGTTGCATTTGAGCTTAGTGATGATTTTATTCAGACAAATACGTATGAGCACCCTATGAGTGAGTTTTTTGAGATGATGATAGTGCTTCAGCTTTTTGCTTTAGAGATTTCTATCAGACTTGGAAATGACGTGGATATGCCAAGAAACCTTGCAAAAAGCGTTACTGTAGAGTAA
- a CDS encoding cache domain-containing protein, with product MGKLFKIFFIFISVCLVVLSVFYYGYLQSQKEQTIKKYFDFNSELMARSLENERLNALAISILLSKSDTIKNCYVTQNHEICMNAAKEFIGIIGHIPKYKDVNIHMHNADVISLARSWDDTKFGDNLSGFRYMLNDIKNNMQPLSGIEVGRCGMFIRGISPIFFENKFMGSLEVMLNFSALDDVAKNQGLNIFILLDKSFDSDCIQDIDKNLLKNHYILNQNISNVNLLPNLRRFNYENLKFSRLGDDYFYSKPLIDISNNKIGYIVLHYNDNVISTSRLERILN from the coding sequence TTGGGTAAACTTTTTAAAATATTTTTTATTTTTATATCTGTTTGCCTAGTCGTGTTGTCTGTTTTTTACTATGGTTATTTGCAATCACAAAAAGAGCAAACCATAAAAAAATACTTTGATTTTAACTCAGAACTCATGGCTAGATCTTTAGAAAATGAACGTCTAAATGCTCTAGCCATATCTATACTTCTTTCAAAAAGTGATACTATAAAAAACTGCTACGTTACACAAAATCATGAGATATGTATGAACGCCGCAAAAGAGTTTATCGGTATCATTGGACATATTCCAAAGTATAAAGATGTCAATATACATATGCATAATGCAGATGTCATAAGCCTTGCAAGAAGCTGGGATGATACTAAATTTGGTGATAATCTTAGTGGCTTTAGATATATGCTAAATGATATCAAAAACAATATGCAGCCACTTTCTGGCATAGAAGTCGGAAGATGTGGAATGTTTATACGTGGGATTTCTCCTATATTTTTTGAAAATAAATTTATGGGGAGTTTGGAAGTAATGCTGAATTTTTCAGCCCTCGATGATGTTGCTAAAAATCAAGGACTAAATATATTCATACTTTTAGATAAAAGCTTTGATAGTGATTGTATACAAGATATAGATAAAAATTTGCTAAAAAATCATTATATATTAAACCAAAATATATCAAATGTAAATTTACTGCCAAATTTACGGAGATTTAACTATGAAAATCTAAAATTTTCTAGACTTGGCGATGATTATTTCTACTCAAAACCACTAATAGACATATCTAATAATAAAATTGGATATATAGTCTTGCACTATAATGATAACGTCATATCCACTTCTAGACTAGAGAGAATTCTTAACTAA
- a CDS encoding sensor histidine kinase translates to MFNQIKIPILATLILMLLFVAQGIQTINLSIKNEQNKDIILLTNKSSYLEQNIQNLKNEDSLIYEFALYDCNENIIISKLSKNPANLNFQVLVNSGFIYYKTALFLDKKLHFLVVAKKQNWYKIALIGALLFVSTIIVIFISVYFVYHSTLKIHEKQKKIMDSFFNDAMHELKTPLGVATINLEMLELKNKNTHRIKSALKQMKITYEDVEFFIKHSYENFPKKVINFSEFLEQRVRFLTTIARSKNIEIKYLITPNLKVFMSEIELTRLIDNNISNAIKYSKSANKIEIYLDKIDNQAVFTVKDYGKGIKDTKIIWQRYAREDLSQGGFGLGLNIVLNICNKYNIKYNVESIPTKGSKFTYKISLFKEKLIDSLVKNSL, encoded by the coding sequence ATGTTTAATCAGATAAAAATCCCAATCCTTGCTACGCTTATTTTGATGCTTTTATTTGTAGCGCAAGGTATTCAAACCATAAATTTAAGCATAAAAAACGAGCAAAACAAAGACATAATCTTGCTTACAAACAAAAGCAGTTATTTAGAGCAAAATATACAAAATCTAAAAAATGAAGATAGCTTGATATATGAGTTTGCCCTTTATGACTGCAACGAAAATATCATCATCTCAAAACTAAGCAAAAATCCAGCAAATTTAAACTTCCAAGTCTTGGTAAATAGTGGATTTATATACTATAAAACTGCCCTATTTTTAGATAAAAAACTACATTTTTTGGTTGTAGCAAAAAAGCAAAACTGGTACAAAATAGCCCTTATTGGCGCCTTGCTTTTTGTTAGTACGATCATCGTTATTTTTATATCAGTATACTTCGTATATCACAGTACGCTCAAAATTCACGAGAAACAAAAAAAGATAATGGACTCATTTTTTAATGACGCAATGCATGAGTTAAAGACTCCACTTGGAGTAGCCACCATAAATTTAGAGATGTTAGAACTAAAAAACAAAAATACACATCGAATCAAATCAGCTCTAAAACAGATGAAGATAACCTATGAAGATGTTGAGTTTTTTATCAAACACTCATACGAAAATTTTCCAAAAAAAGTTATAAACTTTTCAGAGTTTTTAGAACAAAGAGTTAGATTTTTAACCACGATAGCAAGGTCAAAAAATATAGAAATCAAATATTTAATAACTCCAAATTTAAAAGTTTTTATGAGCGAGATAGAGCTTACTAGACTCATAGACAACAATATATCAAACGCTATAAAATATTCAAAAAGCGCAAATAAAATAGAAATTTATCTAGATAAGATAGATAATCAAGCAGTATTTACAGTAAAAGACTATGGAAAAGGCATAAAAGATACTAAAATTATATGGCAAAGATATGCGAGAGAGGATCTATCTCAAGGCGGGTTTGGTCTTGGACTAAATATAGTTTTAAATATTTGCAATAAATACAACATAAAATACAATGTCGAATCAATCCCAACAAAAGGTAGCAAATTTACTTATAAAATCTCTTTATTCAAAGAAAAACTTATCGATTCTTTAGTTAAGAATTCTCTCTAG